The following DNA comes from Armatimonadota bacterium.
GAGAGAGGCTGAGATTCTTACAGTGCGAGGCGAGGATGTCAATGCACGGGATAAATTCGGTCACACCCCTTTATTCTTCGCAAGAAGCGCTTACATGGCGCAGGTGCTGATCTCGGCTGGCGCAGATGTCAACGCAATGAGGGATGACGGCGGCACAGCCCTCCATCGTGCCGCCCGGGGCGGATTGCGGTCTGTTGCTAAAATCCTGATACAATCCGGCGCAGATATCAGCGCGTCAAAGAATGGATCAACTGCGCTGCACATAGCCGCACGACACGGCCATTGGATAGTCGTAGAGCTTTTAGTCTCAAGCGGTGCAGATGTAAATGCCCTCGATAGTTTCGGTCAAACCCCTCTGGACGGGGCTGAAAGCGCAGGTCATAAAGACGTTGCTGAGCTATTAAGGAGACATGTCGGCTAATCCTCTTGACAAAACCAAAAAAAGCTGTAAATATATGCTCGTAAGGTCTATGGAGGTGTCGCGGATGGGACATATAACCTCAATGGTCTTGGACGCCGCCGAAATTTGGGCATACGAGTGTATGCTGCCGGATGATTGGCCTGTCTCGCAGCTTGCATCCCGCCTTGCTGAGTTGGTCAAGCTTCCAAATGTGGGCTCGGACAACTACCCCATAAACTATGGCCTTGTGCAGTTGCGCGGGAGCGCAATCGACCCTCAATCAAGACTTACCGACCTCGCTCTCCCGGATCACCCTGTTTTCAGAATCGTCCCGGAGATTACAGCGGCTCAAGAGACTCTGGACTTTGTGTTTGACGAGAGCAACGTGATCGAACGCAATCCTGTGCAGCGCTCCGATGTGAAGATTATTAACCAGAGGCTGATTACTGAGGATGTCCGGCTCGACCTGAAGG
Coding sequences within:
- a CDS encoding ankyrin repeat domain-containing protein, with product MNETSCKIVPAPSGKLATRSSALVGRGLALLRQMSAHAKYRGLGWTSLHIAALGDHRREAEILTVRGEDVNARDKFGHTPLFFARSAYMAQVLISAGADVNAMRDDGGTALHRAARGGLRSVAKILIQSGADISASKNGSTALHIAARHGHWIVVELLVSSGADVNALDSFGQTPLDGAESAGHKDVAELLRRHVG